The stretch of DNA CGATCTACGGTTGGATCCAATGGAGACGGGCCCGTGCAGCCGTCGGCCAGGTGGCGGTGACTCCGCGCTGGGCGGGCAACCGGGTGCGAGTTCTGCTCGGGTTGGGACTCGTCGGCGGAACGCTCATCCTGACCCCCATTTTCACCGCTCTCGGCTCGTTCGAGCCAGTGTGGGCCGACGCCTGGATTTTCACTGGATCGCTTCTGGCCACCTACGGCATGGCCAAGGGCTGGACCGAGTTCTGGCTCATCTGGGTCGCCGTCGACATCGTCGGAGTGCCACTTTTGGTCAGTGCGGGCTACTACGCCTCGGCGACGCTGTACCTGTTTTATGGCGCGTTCACGATTGTGGGATTCTTCGTCTGGATGCGGGTGCAGCGGCGGCAGCGCGCCCTCGCATCCGACGTACTCACTCTCCCCTGAGAGAGCAGAATAGGCCTATGCCGAAC from Leifsonia psychrotolerans encodes:
- the pnuC gene encoding nicotinamide riboside transporter PnuC, which codes for MNVISWLFDAQLHIGDQVILWREVVGNLFGLASALGGMRRKVWAWPVGIAGNALLFTVFLGAVFGTPNPINLYGQAGRQIMFIVVSIYGWIQWRRARAAVGQVAVTPRWAGNRVRVLLGLGLVGGTLILTPIFTALGSFEPVWADAWIFTGSLLATYGMAKGWTEFWLIWVAVDIVGVPLLVSAGYYASATLYLFYGAFTIVGFFVWMRVQRRQRALASDVLTLP